From the genome of Pseudomonas sp. FP453:
CCGTTTGTTGGCGAGCGGCTGGTGGGCATGTGGGACACCATCGACCAGCAAGGCGCTGCGCTGATGGTCACGCTCAAACCCTACCTGGGCCAGGTCGGCAACTGGCTGCTGGCGCGCAGTGCGCAGATCGGCGGCGGCATCCTGGAACTGACCCTGAGCCTGGTGTTCGTGTTCTTTTTCTACCGTGACGGCCCGCGCCTGGCGATGTTCGTGCACCGCCTGCTGGAGCGCTTGATCGGTGACCGTGCCGGTTACTACATCGAACTGGTGGCGGGCACCGTGCAACGGGTGGTCAACGGCGTGATCGGCACAGCCGCCGCCCAGGCGCTGCTGGCGCTGATCGGCTTTCTGATCGCCGGCGTGCCGGGCGCGCTGGTGCTGGGGATCGTCACCTTCCTGCTCAGCCTGATCCCCATGGGGCCGCCGCTGGTGTGGATCCCGGCCACGGCCTGGCTGGCGTGGAAGGGCGACTACACCTACGCGGTGTTCCTGGGCGTGTGGGGCACGTTCATCATCAGCGGCGTCGACAACGTGCTCAAGCCGTACCTGATCAGCCGCGGCGGCAACCTGCCGCTGGTGATCGTGCTGCTCGGGGTGTTTGGCGGGTTGATTGCGTTCGGGTTTATCGGCTTGTTTATCGGCCCGACGTTGTTGGCGGTGGCGTATAGCTTGCTGATGGACTGGAGTGCGACCCAGGCCCAGGGCCGTCGGGAAGACAAACCCTTATAACTGAGCGAGTGGAGATCATTGTGGGAGCTGGCTTGCCTGCTATAGCGGTGGGTCAGCCACACATGCATCAACTGACAGTCTGCTATCGCAGGCAAGCCAGCTCCCACATGGAGCGGTGTCAGTCTGTTACGTTCGGGGTAGCCACATGACAGCAGTCAACCCGCCGCCTGGGGTTTCCTCCAGGCTCAGCTTCCCGCCCAAGCGCTCCGCCGCATCCTTGGAAATCGTCATGCCCAAGCCAACGCCACCGGAATTGCGGTTGCGCGAACCTTCCAGGCGAAAGAACGGTTCGAACACCGCCTCACGCTGATCCGCAGCAATCCCCGGGCCGTGGTCGATCACGCGGATGATCAGGGCCTCGCGGCTGTCCTCCAGTTCGACCCGCGCCGTGCCGGCATAGCGCAACGCGTTGTCGATCAGGTTGTTGAGGCACGAGCGCAAGGCCATCGGTTGCACCTGCAATGGCGCGCAGGTGCCGCCGTGTTGCACATCGGAGCCCTGGTCCTGGGCGTTCTCGCTCATGGACTCCACCAGCGCCTGCACATCGAGCCAGTGCCGGGTTTCGCTGGTGCGTTGTTCGTGCAGGTAGCTCAGGGTCGCGTCGAGCATGCCGATCATGTCGTTGAGGTCCTGGCGCATCTGGCCCTGCAACTTGGGGTCTTCGATCTGCTCCAGGCGCAACTTGAGGCGCGACAGCGGCGTGCGCAGGTCATGGGAGACCGCGCCGAGCATGCGCGCGCGCTGGCTGACCTGTTCGCGGATGCGCCGTTGCATCAGGTTGAAGGTCGAAGCGGCCTGTTTCGCCTCGCGCGGCCCGGATTCGTCGAGGGGCGGGCTGTCGAGGTCCAGGCTCAGGCGCTCGGCGGCTTCGCTGAGGCGCTGGATCGGCCGGCTCAGCAGCTTGGCGCCGTACCAGGCGGCGATGATCAGCGAGATGAACTGGAACGTCAGCGGCACCACCGGGCCGCCAAACCAAGGGCGACGGTGTTCCTTGTTCAACGGCACCATCCTGCCGTCCGGCTGCTCGACAAAGGTTTCCTGGGGCGGCGGCGGAGGGGGGCCGTAATAGCGGAACCAGGCGATGGCCAGCACGTGGGCGAGGATGATCGCCACCAGCAATACGCCGAACAGCCGCCCGAACAACGTATTGAAGGTGGCACGCATCAGCCGATATCCCGGGCGTCGAACAGGTAGCCTTCGCCGCGTACGGTCTTGATCAGTTGCGGTGCCTTGGGGTCATCGCCGAGTTTCTGGCGCAGGCGCGAGACCAGCAGGTCGATGCTGCGGTCGAAGGCTTCGATGGAGCGACCCCGGGCCGCGTCCAGCAACTGTTCGCGGCTCAATACGCGGCGTGGCCGTTCGATAAACACCCACAGCAGGCGGAATTCGGCGTTGGACAGCGGCACCACCAGGCCATCGTCGGCCACCAGTTGGCGCAGCACGCTGTTCAGGCGCCAGTTGTCGAAGCGGATATTCGCGCGCTGCTCGGTGCGGTCATCGCGCACGCGGCGCAGGATGGTCTGGATGCGCGCCACCAGTTCACGGGGTTCGAACGGCTTGGACATGTAGTCGTCGGCGCCCAGTTCCAGGCCGATGATGCGGTCGGTGGGTTCGCAGCGGGCGGTGAGCATCAGGATCGGGATGTCCGACTCCCCGCGCAGCCAGCGGCACAGCGACAGGCCGTCTTCCCCCGGCAGCATGAGGTCGAGCACCACCACGTCGAAGGTTTCGGCCTGCATGGCCACGCGCATGGCGGCGCCGTCGGTGACGCCGGTGGCGAGGATGTTGAAGCGCGCCAGGTAGTCGATCAGCAGTTCGCGGATCGGCACGTCGTCATCGACAATCAGCGCGCGGGTGTTCCAGCGCTTTTCATCGGCGATCACCGAACCTTTGTGCTCGTCGTTCATAGAGACGGGAGGGGTATGCATAGTGCGATCATCTGCCTGGTTGTGACGGTCAGCATAGGCGCCCAGCCCCATGGCTGGAAGTGCTGGACGGTGGGTCGTGCGGGCGAGGCTAGCGGTGGGGCGTGTTGGGGGCATGTCGTGAATGTATCAGCTTTGAAATAATTGCCTGAAACACCCGTTGCCGTGCGCTCTGTCAGTATTTACCGATCATCGGATCCCGCAACGGCGCTGCTTGCGCTACAATCCGCGCCGATTTCGACTTGCCTGAGAGCCCATTCCAATGTCCGTCTGCCAGACTCCTATCATCGTCGCCCTGGATTACCCCACTCGTGACGCCGCACTGAAGCTGGCTGACCAGTTGGACCCGAAGCTTTGCCGGGTCAAGGTCGGCAAGGAACTGTTCACCAGCTGCGCGGCAGAAATTGTCGGCACCCTGCGTGACAAAGGCTTCGAAGTGTTCCTCGACCTGAAATTCCACGATATTCCCAACACCACCGCCATGGCCGTGAAAGCCGCGGCCGAGATGGGCGTGTGGATGGTCAACGTGCACTGCTCCGGTGGCCTGCGCATGATGACCGCCTGCCGTGAAGTGCTGGAACAGCGCAGCGGCCCGAAACCGCTGCTGATCGGTGTGACCGTGCTGACCAGCATGGAACGCGAAGACCTGGCCGGCATCGGCCTGGACATCGAGCCACAGGAACAAGTGTTGCGCCTGGCG
Proteins encoded in this window:
- a CDS encoding AI-2E family transporter — translated: MLNNDRLLVQILLLVLFGASFWVMAPFWSALFWGAVLAFASWPLMRLLTRALGGRESLAAGILTLGWMLLVAVPLVWLGFNLADHVRDAVALIKDIQVDGLPEAPTWLGSIPFVGERLVGMWDTIDQQGAALMVTLKPYLGQVGNWLLARSAQIGGGILELTLSLVFVFFFYRDGPRLAMFVHRLLERLIGDRAGYYIELVAGTVQRVVNGVIGTAAAQALLALIGFLIAGVPGALVLGIVTFLLSLIPMGPPLVWIPATAWLAWKGDYTYAVFLGVWGTFIISGVDNVLKPYLISRGGNLPLVIVLLGVFGGLIAFGFIGLFIGPTLLAVAYSLLMDWSATQAQGRREDKPL
- a CDS encoding HAMP domain-containing sensor histidine kinase, translating into MRATFNTLFGRLFGVLLVAIILAHVLAIAWFRYYGPPPPPPQETFVEQPDGRMVPLNKEHRRPWFGGPVVPLTFQFISLIIAAWYGAKLLSRPIQRLSEAAERLSLDLDSPPLDESGPREAKQAASTFNLMQRRIREQVSQRARMLGAVSHDLRTPLSRLKLRLEQIEDPKLQGQMRQDLNDMIGMLDATLSYLHEQRTSETRHWLDVQALVESMSENAQDQGSDVQHGGTCAPLQVQPMALRSCLNNLIDNALRYAGTARVELEDSREALIIRVIDHGPGIAADQREAVFEPFFRLEGSRNRNSGGVGLGMTISKDAAERLGGKLSLEETPGGGLTAVMWLPRT
- a CDS encoding response regulator — its product is MHTPPVSMNDEHKGSVIADEKRWNTRALIVDDDVPIRELLIDYLARFNILATGVTDGAAMRVAMQAETFDVVVLDLMLPGEDGLSLCRWLRGESDIPILMLTARCEPTDRIIGLELGADDYMSKPFEPRELVARIQTILRRVRDDRTEQRANIRFDNWRLNSVLRQLVADDGLVVPLSNAEFRLLWVFIERPRRVLSREQLLDAARGRSIEAFDRSIDLLVSRLRQKLGDDPKAPQLIKTVRGEGYLFDARDIG
- the pyrF gene encoding orotidine-5'-phosphate decarboxylase — encoded protein: MSVCQTPIIVALDYPTRDAALKLADQLDPKLCRVKVGKELFTSCAAEIVGTLRDKGFEVFLDLKFHDIPNTTAMAVKAAAEMGVWMVNVHCSGGLRMMTACREVLEQRSGPKPLLIGVTVLTSMEREDLAGIGLDIEPQEQVLRLAALAQKAGLDGLVCSALEAQALKTAHPSLQLVTPGIRPAGSAQDDQRRILTPRQALDAGSDYLVIGRPISQAADPAQALAAVVAEIA